The following are from one region of the Elusimicrobiota bacterium genome:
- a CDS encoding FHA domain-containing protein yields MIKLILKFNGALVKELTVVGSDIFVGRKPENDLVIDNPAVSGKHCRIFWEGAGYFVEDLKSTNGTFLRERRVERELLHHKDELAIAKHTLEFYNDEEVPPSSRAEPAGPVSSDSTVIMAAPPPAVKGTERVGYLRILAGSNAVPLPLTQLTTYIGKSDQAQVKLKGLFAPDLAACVAKKSDGYYLTALKEKTVKLNGNPLMDQAVVPLKEGDLVDAAGLKLMFFLQEANPK; encoded by the coding sequence ATGATAAAACTCATTCTGAAATTTAACGGCGCGTTGGTGAAGGAACTGACGGTGGTTGGTTCGGATATTTTTGTTGGCCGAAAACCGGAGAACGATTTGGTGATCGACAATCCAGCGGTTTCGGGAAAGCATTGTCGAATCTTTTGGGAGGGGGCCGGTTATTTTGTCGAAGATTTAAAAAGCACCAACGGGACTTTTTTGAGGGAACGACGGGTGGAACGTGAACTTCTACACCACAAAGACGAGCTGGCCATTGCCAAACATACCCTTGAATTTTATAACGATGAGGAAGTCCCTCCCTCCTCGCGTGCCGAACCGGCGGGTCCGGTGTCTTCGGACTCGACCGTGATTATGGCGGCCCCACCTCCCGCTGTGAAGGGGACGGAACGTGTGGGTTATCTCCGAATTTTGGCGGGGAGTAACGCGGTCCCCCTTCCGCTGACTCAGTTGACCACGTATATTGGGAAATCCGATCAAGCTCAGGTAAAATTAAAGGGGCTCTTCGCTCCCGATCTTGCGGCCTGCGTGGCAAAAAAATCGGACGGATATTATCTGACAGCGCTCAAAGAAAAAACCGTAAAACTGAACGGTAATCCCCTCATGGACCAGGCGGTGGTCCCCCTTAAAGAGGGGGATCTTGTGGACGCAGCAGGCCTCAAATTGATGTTTTTCCTGCAGGAGGCTAACCCCAAATAA
- a CDS encoding Stp1/IreP family PP2C-type Ser/Thr phosphatase, with amino-acid sequence MNFVATVLTDTGKVRHHNEDSCLLDDELGLVVVADGMGGHAAGEVASRLAVDVVRDQVAHGLRTGTIPACGVPPPHWSDRTRLLAAAVFTANEVIYQASQERVERQGMGTTIVAVLRNGSRLSVIHVGDSRFYLFRGGELAVVTRDHSLVAEQVAQGVLSPAEAEASESGNILTRALGVGPTIEMDAAEPTVCPGDLFLLCSDGLTKMADDEILKQSVREINDPQRLCPFLVRLALDRGGRDNVTVAVGRVGRERLLDRARSFFRSKMLTSRKNKEGLP; translated from the coding sequence ATGAACTTTGTCGCCACTGTTTTAACGGACACGGGGAAGGTCCGTCACCACAACGAAGATTCCTGTTTGTTGGACGATGAATTGGGTTTGGTGGTGGTCGCTGACGGGATGGGGGGGCACGCGGCGGGGGAAGTGGCCAGTCGTCTGGCTGTGGACGTGGTTCGGGATCAGGTCGCCCATGGGCTTCGGACCGGAACGATCCCCGCCTGTGGCGTTCCTCCGCCTCACTGGTCGGATCGGACGCGTCTTTTGGCGGCGGCGGTGTTCACGGCCAACGAGGTGATATACCAGGCGTCCCAGGAACGTGTCGAGCGTCAAGGGATGGGGACGACGATCGTGGCCGTTTTGCGAAACGGTTCCCGGCTTTCCGTGATCCATGTGGGGGACAGCCGTTTTTATTTGTTCCGGGGGGGGGAACTGGCCGTGGTCACGCGTGATCATTCCCTGGTGGCCGAACAGGTGGCTCAAGGGGTGTTGTCCCCTGCGGAGGCGGAGGCCTCCGAATCCGGGAACATTTTGACACGGGCGTTGGGGGTAGGGCCCACGATCGAGATGGATGCCGCCGAACCCACGGTCTGTCCCGGGGACCTGTTTCTTTTGTGTTCCGATGGACTAACCAAAATGGCGGACGATGAAATTTTGAAACAATCGGTCCGGGAGATCAACGATCCCCAACGACTTTGCCCGTTCTTAGTGCGTTTGGCTCTGGACCGTGGCGGCCGGGACAACGTCACCGTCGCTGTGGGGCGGGTCGGGAGGGAGCGGTTGTTGGATCGAGCACGGTCATTTTTTCGGTCAAAGATGCTTACTTCACGAAAGAATAAGGAAGGTCTCCCATGA
- a CDS encoding CHASE2 domain-containing protein produces the protein MKRRWGWDSLLAFLFTAGFFALAMVSFPLTETLEHKLYDLRVRSLKVPPPSDDIRLVAIDAPSLEAVGRWPWSRSVMAELLGRIAAGGPRALGCAVVFSEPDDHQGLVALRELREEYQFLLDGEEEAIQPLLQRLVKDSRYKKFVRSHPFGDLRGFGKTMEETIRSLDSDARLKKTLGKAKNVLLSFYFRSQGRPGGEEPPEEIERMKNAGLLQAQVEETTGSVLPVGSMPLLPLADFSSRVEGMGHATVIQDRDGSVRREAPVMSFRGQSVPSLSLQMARVGLNLKVKDIHVRPGREILLGKTSIPIDAESKMLIKYAGGMENIKKVSAVDVLRDNGGIPPKAFKDKLVLVGITDTGLGSAFVTPVHSAFQFNGIILSSLRNIWEGDFLSRPPWAARAEWIWLAVVGLFVTFGLPLLRARAGFFITLGLALMTLGAGWYFFLAKSYWIKIVYPLALLFVTYLVVTVRRFFFTEMRKELVEAQSIETHKSLGLSYQTQGLLDMAFEKLRKCPVDADMKSVLYTLALDFERKRQFGKAGVVYDHIAQTDPLFKDVKERSRAAKQASESGGIAAGLGGKAGGTVVFGAGAAKPTLGRYEIEKELGRGAMGVVYLGRDPKINRSVAVKTLRFDDETDADSAKAIRDRFFREAESAGTLNHPHIIRIFDAGEDGEISFIAMELLEGEDLKKCVEKANLLPVSQVVEDVATIADALDYAHVHGVVHRDIKPANVMRLKDGTLRVTDFGIARITSASKTATGTVMGTPSYMSPEQLSGKKIDGRSDLFSLGVMLYEMLTGEKPFEGESIATLLFRIASEAHPDPRLRRPDRINGALSAVIDRALSKDPDRRYQRGADMARDLRAVGSVAAPHAPPSSPEAIDLNPVKTSIGEGTVDLGKEPGGGTP, from the coding sequence TTGAAACGCCGATGGGGATGGGATTCGCTCTTGGCGTTTCTTTTTACGGCGGGATTTTTTGCTTTGGCCATGGTGTCTTTTCCTCTAACGGAAACCTTAGAACATAAACTCTACGACCTTCGTGTGCGATCCCTTAAAGTTCCTCCTCCCTCCGACGATATCCGATTGGTGGCCATTGACGCGCCTTCCCTTGAAGCCGTCGGTCGGTGGCCCTGGTCGCGGAGCGTGATGGCCGAACTTTTGGGACGTATCGCCGCCGGGGGGCCCCGCGCCTTAGGGTGCGCGGTCGTTTTTTCCGAACCCGACGATCATCAGGGGCTGGTGGCTTTGCGGGAGTTACGGGAGGAGTATCAATTCCTCTTGGATGGGGAAGAGGAAGCGATTCAACCGCTTCTTCAACGATTGGTCAAGGATTCCCGTTATAAAAAATTTGTTCGGTCCCATCCCTTTGGTGATTTGCGGGGTTTTGGGAAGACCATGGAAGAAACGATTCGGAGTTTGGACAGTGACGCGCGTTTAAAAAAAACTTTGGGGAAGGCGAAGAACGTTCTTCTCTCTTTTTATTTTCGATCGCAGGGGCGACCGGGGGGGGAGGAACCCCCGGAAGAGATCGAGCGGATGAAAAACGCGGGGTTGCTCCAAGCGCAGGTGGAAGAAACCACGGGGAGCGTTTTGCCGGTCGGGTCCATGCCCCTCCTTCCGTTGGCCGATTTTTCAAGCCGTGTGGAAGGGATGGGTCACGCGACGGTTATTCAGGATCGCGATGGTTCGGTTCGGCGAGAGGCCCCCGTGATGTCGTTTCGCGGTCAAAGCGTTCCTTCCCTTTCACTCCAGATGGCTCGGGTGGGCCTGAATCTTAAAGTGAAGGATATTCATGTTCGACCCGGCCGAGAAATTCTGTTGGGAAAAACGAGCATCCCGATCGACGCCGAATCGAAAATGTTGATCAAGTATGCGGGGGGAATGGAAAACATCAAAAAAGTTTCAGCCGTGGACGTGTTGCGTGACAACGGGGGAATTCCCCCCAAGGCCTTTAAAGACAAATTGGTTTTGGTGGGTATCACGGACACGGGTTTGGGAAGCGCGTTTGTCACCCCAGTTCATTCGGCGTTCCAATTTAACGGGATCATTCTTTCTTCTCTCCGAAATATTTGGGAAGGGGACTTCCTTTCTCGCCCGCCCTGGGCCGCGCGGGCGGAATGGATCTGGTTGGCCGTGGTCGGCTTGTTTGTGACGTTCGGTTTGCCGCTCTTGCGGGCCCGGGCGGGTTTCTTTATCACGTTGGGTTTGGCCTTGATGACCCTGGGAGCGGGCTGGTACTTCTTTTTGGCCAAAAGTTACTGGATCAAGATCGTTTATCCCCTGGCCCTTCTTTTTGTGACGTATCTGGTGGTCACGGTGCGCCGCTTTTTCTTTACGGAGATGCGGAAAGAATTGGTGGAAGCCCAAAGCATCGAAACCCATAAAAGTTTGGGGTTGTCGTATCAAACCCAGGGGCTCCTGGATATGGCCTTTGAGAAATTGCGCAAATGTCCTGTGGACGCCGATATGAAAAGTGTTCTCTACACCTTGGCCCTGGATTTTGAAAGGAAACGTCAGTTCGGAAAAGCGGGGGTGGTGTATGATCACATCGCTCAAACGGATCCCCTCTTTAAAGACGTAAAAGAGCGGTCTCGTGCCGCGAAACAAGCCAGCGAATCGGGCGGAATCGCTGCTGGGTTGGGAGGGAAAGCGGGGGGAACCGTTGTTTTTGGAGCCGGGGCGGCCAAACCCACCCTGGGTCGGTATGAAATTGAAAAAGAATTGGGGCGCGGGGCGATGGGGGTGGTGTATTTGGGGCGGGACCCCAAAATCAATCGTTCCGTGGCGGTGAAAACCCTGCGGTTTGATGACGAAACAGACGCCGATTCCGCCAAGGCCATTCGCGACCGCTTTTTCCGTGAAGCGGAATCGGCGGGGACGCTGAACCATCCCCACATTATCCGGATCTTTGACGCGGGGGAAGACGGGGAGATCTCCTTTATCGCTATGGAACTTTTAGAGGGTGAAGATCTTAAAAAATGTGTGGAAAAAGCCAATCTCCTCCCGGTTTCCCAAGTGGTGGAGGATGTGGCCACCATCGCGGACGCTCTGGATTACGCCCACGTGCACGGGGTGGTGCACCGGGACATTAAACCCGCCAACGTGATGCGCTTGAAGGACGGAACGCTTCGGGTGACGGATTTCGGGATTGCGCGGATCACCTCCGCGTCCAAAACGGCCACGGGCACGGTGATGGGCACCCCCAGTTACATGTCGCCGGAACAACTGTCGGGAAAGAAAATTGATGGGCGGTCGGACCTGTTTTCCCTGGGCGTCATGCTCTACGAAATGTTGACCGGTGAAAAGCCTTTCGAAGGGGAAAGCATCGCGACCCTTCTTTTCCGGATCGCCAGTGAAGCCCATCCTGATCCTCGACTCCGTCGGCCCGATCGGATCAATGGGGCCTTGAGCGCGGTGATTGACCGCGCCCTTTCCAAAGATCCTGACCGCCGATACCAACGCGGGGCAGACATGGCGCGGGACTTGCGGGCGGTGGGTTCTGTCGCCGCGCCTCACGCCCCGCCCTCTTCCCCAGAAGCGATTGATTTGAACCCGGTCAAAACATCCATTGGGGAGGGGACCGTGGATCTGGGAAAAGAACCTGGAGGGGGAACCCCATGA
- a CDS encoding cyclic nucleotide-binding domain-containing protein: MPFDDTLFIKKNVNILSFFADDKIRQITAELSHQTFKKGQTVVFQGEINHNFFILKSGGAQVFAKSSGNKTCLGELKAGDFFGEISLLDSTTSDATIRSSADDTEVLMVPHDTFKRFLRENPGLELSLREKVAARARQKAEALRAPSLPPSV; encoded by the coding sequence ATGCCGTTTGATGACACGCTGTTTATTAAGAAAAACGTAAACATTTTGTCTTTCTTTGCGGATGACAAAATTCGCCAAATCACCGCGGAACTGTCCCACCAAACATTTAAAAAAGGCCAGACCGTTGTTTTTCAGGGTGAAATCAACCACAACTTTTTCATCCTCAAGAGCGGTGGTGCCCAAGTTTTCGCCAAATCCAGTGGCAACAAAACATGTTTGGGCGAACTGAAAGCCGGTGACTTCTTTGGCGAAATATCCCTCCTGGATTCGACAACTTCTGACGCCACCATTCGATCCTCAGCGGACGATACCGAAGTTTTGATGGTGCCCCACGACACCTTTAAACGGTTCCTTCGAGAAAACCCGGGCCTTGAACTCTCCTTAAGAGAGAAAGTCGCGGCCCGAGCGCGTCAAAAGGCGGAAGCTCTCCGTGCCCCCTCTCTCCCGCCCTCGGTGTAA